The following proteins are co-located in the Pseudomonas antarctica genome:
- the tal gene encoding transaldolase, whose amino-acid sequence MTSKLEQLKQFTTVVCDTGDLEAISRLRPVDATTNPSLLLKAAAIPEYAELLRNAVNLSKGDVGLACDHFAVSVGAGILKVIPGRISTEVDARLSFDEDALWAKANQLIALYDQAGIGRDRVLIKLASTWEGIRTAERLEKAGIQTNLTLLFSFAQAVACADAGVFLISPFVGRIYDWYRKNTGLDYTGAEDPGVQSVTRIYNYYKANQINTVVMGASFRTLSQIEQLAGCDRLTISPDLLQKLAEDTDPLVRKLVPGAEGEARQQLTEAQFRWASNEDAMATEKLAEGIRQFARDQEKLEAVLAAL is encoded by the coding sequence ATGACGTCCAAACTCGAACAACTCAAGCAATTCACCACCGTGGTCTGTGACACCGGCGACCTGGAAGCCATCAGCCGCCTGCGTCCGGTCGATGCCACCACCAACCCGTCGCTGCTGCTCAAGGCCGCCGCCATCCCGGAATACGCCGAGCTGCTGCGCAACGCGGTGAACCTGTCCAAAGGGGATGTGGGCCTGGCGTGTGACCACTTTGCGGTGTCAGTGGGCGCGGGCATTCTCAAAGTGATCCCGGGACGCATCTCCACCGAAGTCGACGCGCGCTTGTCCTTTGACGAAGACGCGCTATGGGCCAAGGCCAACCAATTGATCGCGCTGTACGACCAGGCCGGCATCGGCCGCGACCGCGTGCTGATCAAACTGGCCTCCACCTGGGAAGGCATCCGCACCGCCGAGCGCCTGGAAAAAGCCGGCATCCAGACCAACCTCACGCTGCTGTTCTCGTTCGCCCAGGCCGTGGCCTGCGCCGATGCGGGCGTGTTTCTGATCTCGCCCTTCGTGGGCCGCATCTACGACTGGTACCGCAAAAATACCGGCCTGGACTATACCGGCGCCGAAGACCCGGGCGTGCAGTCCGTGACGCGCATTTATAACTACTACAAAGCCAACCAGATCAACACGGTGGTCATGGGCGCCAGCTTCCGCACCCTCAGCCAGATCGAACAGCTGGCCGGTTGCGATCGTCTGACCATCAGCCCGGACTTGCTGCAAAAACTTGCTGAGGATACCGACCCGCTGGTGCGCAAATTGGTGCCGGGCGCCGAGGGCGAAGCGCGTCAGCAGTTGACCGAAGCGCAGTTCCGCTGGGCGTCGAATGAAGATGCGATGGCGACTGAGAAGCTGGCGGAAGGGATTCGGCAGTTTGCGCGGGATCAGGAGAAACTCGAGGCCGTGCTGGCTGCCTTGTGA